DNA sequence from the Leptospira wolffii serovar Khorat str. Khorat-H2 genome:
GATGATAAAGCTAGAGAAAGATGATTTTCTGGTTCCTACCCAAAACTTTCCTAGAGGTTATTTGTCTATCTTTGATATTGAATATGATAATACGATTCCTCCTCCTATGAACGTAATAAAAGATTATTCAAGTGATGGCATATTTCAATTTCTTTTAAGAAAGAATGAGTGCTGGAAATATGAGCAAGAGTCTCGCATACTATTAAGAGAAGATTGGATAATACAAAATCCTGTTCGATTTGATAGAGCAATATTGAAAGAAGTTATCTTTGGCTTACGTGTATCAGATACCTACAAAAAGATAATTCAGAACATTATTTCTAAAAATTATACTGAAAATGGATATAATCCTGAGATTTTGCAATGCCATGAAAGTGCAGATAACTATCAAATTGAAATTAGATAATTAAACACGGCGACTAACTATCGGCTCTGACGCATCGCTTCGGGATTGCTACGCAACCCTCGCTTGGCCTCCGGCACATTGGCTCAGTCACTCGAATTGCAGTGGCAATTCTCATGCCTGTCTTCACTTCGTTCAGCTCGCCAACGTCGTCAAGCCTTGGTCGTTAAGCGAAATTCCGCCGGATTTCGTTTTTTTATTTTTCGAAGCTCGGAAGCGTGCGGATTTGGTTCTAAAACATAGGTAATTATTCAGAGTTTTAGCGCTCCCCAATGCCAGCTGGTGCCGTGCCAGGGTATTGCATCTTGGTATTTATGCGCCTTGCGGAAGCTCATGTTTACATTTTATCCAATCCCGAAGGGGAGCGCGATTCTTTGGCATTAGGGAATTTCATACTATTGGACTTTCGTCCAAGTAGTGAAATTGTATTAAATTGCAGTGTGTTTGAGGCGTAACTTCGCTTAACTGCCAACTTGCCGCATCGCTTCGGGCTTGCTTCGCAACCCTTGCTTGGCCTTCGGCACATTTTGCGTCTGTCACTCGCCTTGCAGAGCAAGTCTCGTGCCATTGCAAAACGTCGGCAAGCCAACGTCGTTAGGCGAAATGGTCTAAAATACTTTCAATAACCTAATTGGCTCATTACACATGTTTCGTAATTTATTATTAATAATGATGGCTTTGGCAATATTTTGCAAAGAGAAGAGTCACTCAAATGAAGATATTGGCAATAAAGAATTAATGATCATAATCAATTCTTTATTAGACGGTATGAATGAATATATGCAGTCTGGCAATGCTTCATATACAATAAAAGATGTAGAAGAGACTAAAAGAATTCTTATCGTTCATTATAATCAGGTTAAATTTGCGAAGTCCCGCAAAGAGGCCAATATTATTACTCGAAATACAGTTGAAGAACTAAACCGTTTGAATGAAAGAACTGAATATAGCCTGATTGAAACTTCACAAAGAGAATTAATATGTGAGTTCATTATCAAATCTGGCGTTTTCTTTGGTTTTAATAAACCCAATGAAGATATAACTGAAGAATGGAGAAAATGGTGAAATGTTAAGAATTTGAGCTTTCCGTAGCATTAACAAATTCTTAAAAGATAAGACCACTTCGCCTAACTATCGGTGCTTCCGCTCCGCTCGTGGATCACTAACGCGACCACTCGCTCGGGCTACGCCACATTTGCTTCTGTCACTTCGATTGCAGAGCAATCTCGTGCCATTGCAAACGTCGGAACACCTTGGTCGTTATACGCAATCCGAACTAAAATTACTTTAATATATGAAATATTTTACTTATGATTGGTGGTTTGGTGAGGATCTGTCAAACAATGATCCTGCAGAGAGATATTCGGCTCATTATCGATTAATAGAAAATAAGCTTCCGAAGGAAATAAGAACTTTTGTTAAAGAGGTTAATCTTCACGACTCAAGAGAATTGGAAATTAAAAGAAATGAGCAAGATCATTCGATTTCTCTAAAACTATTATGCTATAGATATGACGATGCTTTTTCGTCTGATTCACAATTTGAACTTATGATTAATTACTTTGATGTTTCAGAATTCAAAGTTTTATCAGATATAGTTAGCAATGAAACAATAGAATTTGATGTTAGTGAGGACGATCTTGGCTATGATGAGTTCGACATGATAGAAAATAATTCTTTTGAGCATCGATTGCTCTTTTCGTCAGGTATGGAATTAAAGATTACATTCGGTGGCTTTAGTTATCATATTGGTAGGGAAGTGTCTGTTGAAGATTAGGCGTTATAATTATTCGGACTGCGTCTAACTATCGGTGCTTCCGCTCCGCTTCGAGATCGCTTACGCGACTCTCGCTCGGGCTACGCCACATTTGCTTCTGTCACTTCGATTGCAGAGCAATCTCGTGCCATCGCAAACGTCGGAACACCTTGGTCGTTAAGCGAAATTCCGCCGGATTTTGTTTTTT
Encoded proteins:
- a CDS encoding DUF2971 domain-containing protein translates to MRLYKYKPINEFTFKMIIDAEFYFAKPSEFNDPFDSRLNVFYRGSYEDWIDFFKRKGRDDAETKEIAKANADKIIAADSKEERKRLDDHNRVFCMSHVRDNILMWAHYSDQHKGICLGFEVTEVQDTKMIKLEKDDFLVPTQNFPRGYLSIFDIEYDNTIPPPMNVIKDYSSDGIFQFLLRKNECWKYEQESRILLREDWIIQNPVRFDRAILKEVIFGLRVSDTYKKIIQNIISKNYTENGYNPEILQCHESADNYQIEIR